Below is a genomic region from Paraburkholderia phenazinium.
GGGCAGAACGAGGACATGGCCAACCAGCTTGCCACGGTGCAGAAGCAGCAGAAGGACTACTACACCGATCTCGACACGCGGCTCAAGAAATTTGAACCGCAGCAGCAGACGGTCGACGGTGTGGAAGGCACGGTACAGCCGGGCGAGACGGACGCGTTCAATGCGGCTTCAACGCAGTTCCGCAACGGCGACTTCAAGAACGCGGCGGCCTCGTTCCGCAGCTTCATCGCCAAGTATCCGCAGAGCCCCTATCAGCCGACCGCGCAGTACTGGCTCGGCAACGCGCTGTATGCACTGCGCGACTACAAGGGCTCGACGGCGACCTGGGAAGGCGTCGTGAAGAATTACCCGCAGCATCCGCGTGCGCCGGAAGCGATGCTCGCGATTGCCAACAATCAGCTCGAACAAGGTCAGAAGGCTGCGGCCAAGAAGACCCTCGAGCAGATCGTCGCGCAATACGGCAGCTCGGACGTCGCACAGTCGGCACAAAGCAAGTTGTCGCAAATCAAGTAGTTTTGCAGGTAGCAGTAAACGCGTAGTGTCGGATGAAACGCCACGCGCGCCTCTCGCCGGGAAGCCCAGGGCAGTCGATGCCTTGGGCTTTTCGTTTTGTGGCGCGGCACTGGATGGGTTGACAGGATCGAAGGCTTATCGCTATAATCCCGCTTCTCTTTTGGGTCGTTAGCTCAGCTGGTAGAGCAGCGGACTTTTAATCCGTTGGTCACAGGTTCGAATCCCGTACGGCCTACCAAGAAAACCAAAGGGTTACAGGCGTAAGGCCTGTAACCCTTTGTCCGTTTACGGCTTCATGTAGGCGCTGTGTAGGCATTTGGGCGCAACACAAAACCATTCCGATCCATATCTCCATGGGGCAAAACGATTGCCAACCCTAGGCGACCAGAGCCTGCCACCGAGCGCATAGCGACTTTTAATCATGGCGGGGAACATCACTAAGTTTCGTGCGGCCTGCTGCACCGAGACCATTGGCACATTGAAAGGCTCACAATGACTGTTTTCACCGTAGGCTACGAAGGACTGGACATTGATGTGTTCATGTCGTTACTCGCAGAGCACGGCATCGAAACGGTTGTCGACATCCGCGAGCTACCATTGTCGCGCAAGCCCGGCTTCTCGAAAAAAGCTTTGGCCAGTCCGGCCTAGATTACGTTCATATGGTCGAGTTGGGGTGCCCGAAACCGGTACGTGACCGCTACCGGGAGGACGGTAACTGGAAGCGGTACACGGAAGGCTTTTCGAAGTACCTAAAGACGCAAGCAGCCGCTATCGCCGAACTGTCCGAACTGTCCGAACTTGCAGGCTCGTCGAATTGCGCACTGCTCTGTTACGAAGCCGACTTCAATTTCTGCCATCGTTCGATGGTAGCCAACGCCGTCCGTGACTACTGCGGCGCGGACGTTGAGCACATCAAGGCAACAGACGTTAGAACAGTGAGTCCTGCCGGTCGTCAGCAGGCTTTTGCTTAGGCGGATAGATCAAGCTGATGATCAGCCACTGATCTTGAAAACGATGCTGATTGCCCATCAGGAACATCAGGTCTTTGCGGCTAAGGTGTTCCTTAGCTTTGCGCGAAACGGTTCTTCCCAGCTTGCGCCGTAGGCGTGGTGACAATTCCAAAACAATGCGCCAGCCTCCCAATCGACGATCTTGTGCCTGTGCTCCTTCTCACCCTCTGGAGTCTTGCATAAGAATCGATAGTGGAAATCGAACGGCACTTTGCGCAGTTGCTTCACCTGCTGCTTCGCCTCCGCTTCTGAAAAGAGATCGCCCTGCATTTGCTCGCGCGCTAGCTTCTCCCTTTCCTCATCAGTCCAGTCCGTGTTTCGCGCCTTGGTGATGTCGAGACCAAGAAGGCGGTCTGGACGCAGCAATGCAAGAGACAATTCGTCGGTGAGCCGTGCCTCTTCAACGGCGTCGAAACTGTCAAACGAGGGAATCTTTTCCAGCCATTCCCGGCGGGCAGCCCAGTCCTTTTTGGTGTCAATCAATTTTCCGCAGGCAATCGTATCGACATAAAGCTTGTGGCTTTCTGGCCGATGATCCTTAGTGGCCTTTTCTACGCGCACGTCAACCCACTGCCATTTTTTGAACTGCTGGTCTTGCTCGATCATCCGGAACGGCACCGGGTACAAGCGGCGCATTGAGCCGTCCTGGCTGATGCCCGCTACGCAGGAGGTCTCCACGTATTGCGCGCTAGGCGAAGGATAGGTCTTCGCCAGAATCAGAATGCGCTCCACTCTCCCAAGTGCCATTGCTCCGTTTCTCCTCTTCAACCGATGTTATCGCACCACGGCTAAATCAAAACAGCGAACAACTTCTTTAGGTAGTTGCTACCGCCGCCTTCCATGAACAGCACATGACGACCCAACCGCGTTGGAAGTCGGGGAGCTGAATTTGGCCAACAGCGATGCCGTTGAGAACATCCTTCAGCGCGGGCTCTACGGTACGGAAATTCATATCGTCGGCCTCGCGATTACGTCTGTTCCGTCCGGCCAGTGTCCCACGTTGCACCGAAGTGCTTGCGCAAGGGCTCCAGTGCATGCGGTAGTTCCGCGACGCAAGTCACACCCAGATACTGAGCTGCACGGG
It encodes:
- the ybgF gene encoding tol-pal system protein YbgF; the encoded protein is MTQRFSWLRFAAAACVAGSALMAAPAHAGMFDDDQARQAILDLRTKTDSLSSQLSAAQRTILDQSNRLDQLNQQVATLRGQNEDMANQLATVQKQQKDYYTDLDTRLKKFEPQQQTVDGVEGTVQPGETDAFNAASTQFRNGDFKNAAASFRSFIAKYPQSPYQPTAQYWLGNALYALRDYKGSTATWEGVVKNYPQHPRAPEAMLAIANNQLEQGQKAAAKKTLEQIVAQYGSSDVAQSAQSKLSQIK